One Nostoc punctiforme PCC 73102 DNA window includes the following coding sequences:
- a CDS encoding response regulator, whose translation MNGKPLILIVEHNLHDLELLNSHLGILNFSCICTKQGVRAVMLAQTHQPDLILLDTMLSNSSANQVIDDLKHNSKTATIPIIAVTPLTEVQDDESTKLAGFDDSITKPYDFNQLEVVISRHIQFQNLSIQYYK comes from the coding sequence ATGAATGGAAAGCCTTTAATTTTGATTGTAGAACACAATCTACATGATTTAGAGCTACTTAATTCTCATCTAGGAATATTAAATTTTTCATGCATTTGTACCAAGCAAGGGGTGAGGGCTGTGATGTTAGCACAAACTCATCAACCAGATTTAATCCTGCTAGATACGATGCTATCTAATTCGAGTGCTAACCAAGTCATTGATGACCTCAAACACAATTCAAAAACTGCTACTATCCCAATTATTGCAGTAACACCTCTAACAGAGGTACAAGATGATGAATCCACTAAGCTTGCAGGATTTGATGATTCTATTACTAAACCCTATGATTTTAATCAATTAGAAGTGGTAATCAGTCGGCATATTCAGTTTCAAAACTTAAGTATTCAATATTACAAGTAA
- a CDS encoding tetratricopeptide repeat protein — MDSLSINSLLEELKNPDATVRDKATRKIWRIWFQQKGIYGLEIIDRSQKLLDAGEIAEAETALTALIKDQPDFAEAWNRRAFLYYSIGDYQKSLADCQMVVQINPIHFGALHGMGLCYAALGEYGEAIRAFKRALEIQPYSLVNQKLILECTFRFSYDGR; from the coding sequence ATGGATTCTTTATCTATCAATTCCTTACTTGAAGAGTTGAAAAACCCCGATGCTACAGTCCGGGACAAAGCAACCAGAAAAATTTGGCGGATCTGGTTTCAGCAAAAGGGAATCTATGGGCTGGAAATAATTGACCGTAGTCAAAAGTTACTAGATGCGGGTGAAATTGCTGAAGCTGAAACAGCGCTAACGGCACTAATTAAAGACCAGCCAGATTTTGCCGAAGCCTGGAATCGTCGTGCTTTCCTCTATTACAGTATTGGTGATTATCAAAAATCTCTGGCAGATTGTCAGATGGTTGTACAAATAAATCCGATACATTTTGGGGCACTTCACGGGATGGGGTTGTGTTATGCAGCACTAGGAGAATATGGTGAAGCGATCCGAGCTTTTAAACGTGCTTTAGAAATTCAGCCCTATTCACTAGTGAATCAAAAGTTGATTCTAGAATGTACATTTAGATTCAGCTATGACGGCAGATAG